The following are encoded together in the Flavihumibacter fluvii genome:
- a CDS encoding DUF2157 domain-containing protein: MSNTLFEGLLNKGLISETSFEKLKNSASTPRISLHAEIRALLYLGVLLISSGIGVLVYKHIDQLGHLVIVGSLATACLACFGYCFWWRNSNIKTTRPSSALADYILLLGSILLLIVIGYLQTQFHFFGTRWGLASFIPMVLLFATAYYFDHKGVLSLAIINLAAWAGITINKGTWYGIKELNQEGTIITALSLSIFLVLLANIVKKRTVKPHFSAIYQQFGFHGLFLSSIAGIIHFDKLYIAWLFLLVLSGFYYLRKAITEKSNYFLVFSCLYVYAGLSYVFSAKIIKGLQEENEIYANLFYYLISGISVAFLLSTLNKKIKSDDRIS, encoded by the coding sequence ATGTCCAATACGCTGTTTGAAGGCCTGCTCAACAAGGGGCTGATTAGCGAAACATCATTTGAAAAATTGAAAAATTCTGCATCAACACCCAGGATCAGCCTTCATGCTGAAATCCGGGCATTGCTTTACCTGGGTGTATTATTGATCAGCAGCGGAATAGGGGTGCTGGTGTATAAACATATTGACCAGCTTGGCCACCTGGTTATAGTGGGCAGTTTGGCCACCGCCTGCCTGGCCTGTTTCGGATATTGTTTCTGGTGGCGTAATAGTAACATCAAAACCACAAGACCATCTTCGGCCCTGGCAGATTATATCCTTCTGCTTGGATCAATATTATTATTGATTGTGATAGGTTACCTGCAAACACAGTTCCATTTTTTCGGTACCAGGTGGGGACTGGCCAGTTTTATTCCCATGGTCCTGCTCTTTGCAACAGCCTATTATTTCGATCACAAGGGAGTGCTTAGCCTGGCTATCATTAATTTAGCAGCATGGGCCGGAATTACCATCAATAAGGGCACCTGGTATGGAATTAAAGAACTGAATCAGGAAGGCACAATAATTACAGCATTGTCATTATCGATCTTCCTGGTGCTCCTGGCAAATATTGTAAAAAAACGAACTGTTAAACCACATTTTTCAGCTATCTACCAGCAATTCGGTTTTCATGGCCTCTTCCTTTCATCGATTGCCGGAATAATTCATTTCGATAAACTATATATAGCCTGGTTGTTTTTATTAGTCCTTTCAGGATTCTATTATTTACGTAAAGCCATTACGGAAAAGTCGAATTATTTTTTGGTCTTCAGCTGCCTCTATGTTTATGCAGGTCTTTCCTATGTCTTTTCAGCCAAAATAATCAAGGGACTCCAGGAAGAAAATGAAATATACGCCAACCTTTTTTATTACCTTATTTCAGGAATAAGTGTGGCATTTTTACTCAGTACATTAAATAAAAAAATCAAATCCGATGATCGCATATCCTGA
- a CDS encoding methylmalonyl-CoA mutase family protein: MGYSPQHKVRIVTAASLFDGHDAAINIMRRILQSKGAEIIHLGHNRSVLEIVEAAIEEDAQGIAITSYQGGHVEFFKYMKDLLDQNGCGHIKIFGGGGGTILPTEIRELHQYGITRIYSPDDGRSMGLEGMIEDVISKCDFALNGNGVYPKPMNLGEVKDVRTIARQITNAENGARENSDFDPATIKRPVLGITGTGGAGKSSVTDEIVRRFLNSFTDKTIAVISVDPSKKKTGGALLGDRIRMNSISSPRAYMRSLATRDDNTALSAYVQDAIDICNAAGYDLIILESAGVGQSDASILDFCDVSLYVMTPEYGAASQLEKINMLDYADLVAINKFDKNGALDALHDVRKQYKRNHNLFTAKDEDLPIVGTIAAQFNDSGVNELFEKLLTTLESKCYISFGSIEKHRHLADTTAKSQAIPPKRVRYLSEIADSSRTYDSWVKEQAAIASRLYQVTGVMEEKETGSIPQLETLRQKLRSSLHPECIRLIEGWAGLVEKYNKPFFEYEVRGKVIRQPLSTQSLSGTVVKKLVLPKYKDWGDILHWQLQENVPGEFPYTSGVFELKRQGEDPTRMFAGEGGPERTNKRFHYVSHEQPAKRLSTAFDSVTLYGEDPAIRPDIYGKIGNSGVSIATVDDAKKLYSGFDLCDPRTSVSMTINGPAPILLAFFMNAAIDQACEKYINDHPDINLQDIFETRYKNFVKPVYYNPSSPERLPEGNNGLGLKLLGLSGEDVLPIDIYNQIKAEALQQVRGTVQADILKEDQAQNTCIFSTEFALKLMGDVQAYFISQNVRNFYSVSISGYHIAEAGANPITQLAFTLANGFTYVEYYLSRGMDIDDFAPNLSFFFSNGMDPEYSVIGRVARRIWAKAMKLKYKGNERSQKLKYHIQTSGRSLHAQEIDFNDIRTTLQALYAIYDNCNSLHTNAYDEAITTPTEESVRRAMAIQLIIYRELGSARTENFIQGSFLVEEMTDLVEEAVLAEFDRINERGGVLGAMERMYQRNKIQEESLVYEMQKHTGELPIVGVNTFLNKKGSPTIIPNEVIRSTREEKDQQIANLQSFWKRNEGKSAMALKRLKEVAVTNGNLFEELMETVKYCSLGQITHALYEVGGQYRRNM, encoded by the coding sequence ATGGGTTATTCTCCCCAACATAAGGTTCGGATCGTGACGGCTGCCTCATTATTCGATGGACACGATGCAGCGATTAATATTATGCGCCGGATTTTGCAATCCAAAGGCGCAGAGATCATCCACCTGGGGCATAATCGCTCTGTCCTGGAAATTGTGGAAGCGGCCATTGAAGAAGACGCACAGGGCATAGCCATTACCAGCTACCAGGGTGGCCATGTGGAATTTTTTAAATACATGAAAGACCTGCTCGACCAGAACGGTTGCGGGCATATTAAAATATTTGGCGGTGGTGGCGGTACAATCCTGCCCACGGAAATCAGGGAACTGCACCAATATGGAATCACCCGCATTTATTCCCCGGATGATGGCCGTAGCATGGGACTGGAGGGAATGATCGAAGATGTGATCAGCAAATGTGATTTTGCCCTCAATGGCAACGGTGTATATCCAAAGCCCATGAATCTTGGGGAAGTTAAAGATGTCCGGACCATTGCCCGTCAAATTACCAATGCTGAAAATGGTGCCCGGGAGAATTCCGATTTTGATCCGGCAACAATTAAACGCCCGGTTTTGGGTATTACAGGTACTGGTGGTGCCGGAAAATCATCTGTGACGGATGAAATAGTACGCCGCTTCCTGAATTCTTTTACCGACAAAACCATTGCGGTTATTTCTGTTGATCCATCGAAAAAGAAAACGGGGGGGGCATTATTGGGAGACAGGATCCGTATGAACAGCATCAGTTCACCCAGGGCGTATATGCGATCATTGGCCACACGGGATGATAATACTGCATTAAGCGCATATGTGCAGGATGCCATCGATATCTGCAATGCTGCGGGATATGACCTCATTATCCTGGAAAGTGCGGGAGTAGGCCAGAGCGATGCTTCCATCCTCGATTTTTGTGATGTTAGCCTTTATGTAATGACACCGGAATATGGGGCTGCATCCCAGCTTGAGAAAATCAATATGCTTGATTATGCAGACCTTGTTGCTATCAATAAATTCGACAAGAACGGCGCACTGGATGCCCTGCATGATGTTCGCAAGCAATATAAACGTAACCATAATCTTTTTACGGCGAAAGACGAGGACCTCCCGATTGTTGGGACCATTGCTGCCCAATTCAATGATTCGGGTGTAAATGAATTGTTTGAAAAATTACTAACCACACTGGAATCCAAGTGCTACATAAGTTTCGGTAGCATTGAAAAACACCGGCATTTGGCAGATACTACCGCTAAATCGCAGGCCATACCTCCCAAAAGGGTTCGGTATCTCTCGGAAATTGCTGATAGCAGCAGAACATATGATAGCTGGGTAAAAGAGCAGGCAGCAATTGCTTCCAGGCTTTACCAGGTAACAGGTGTCATGGAAGAAAAGGAAACCGGCTCCATACCCCAATTAGAAACATTGCGACAAAAACTCAGGAGCAGCCTGCATCCGGAATGTATTCGGCTGATTGAAGGGTGGGCGGGCCTGGTGGAGAAATATAACAAACCATTTTTCGAATATGAAGTCCGTGGGAAGGTCATCCGCCAACCGCTCAGTACCCAATCCCTGAGTGGCACTGTTGTAAAAAAACTGGTGCTGCCCAAATACAAGGACTGGGGTGATATCCTGCATTGGCAGCTACAGGAAAATGTTCCCGGCGAATTTCCCTACACCTCAGGTGTTTTTGAACTCAAGCGGCAGGGGGAAGATCCCACGCGCATGTTTGCCGGTGAAGGCGGACCGGAAAGAACGAACAAGCGCTTCCACTATGTATCCCATGAACAGCCAGCCAAGCGGCTGTCTACGGCCTTTGATTCAGTGACGCTGTATGGAGAAGACCCGGCTATTCGCCCGGATATCTATGGGAAAATCGGCAACAGCGGGGTAAGTATCGCAACGGTCGACGATGCTAAAAAACTGTATAGTGGATTTGATCTATGTGATCCCAGGACCTCTGTAAGTATGACGATCAATGGCCCGGCGCCCATCCTGCTGGCCTTTTTTATGAATGCTGCCATCGACCAGGCTTGTGAAAAATACATCAACGATCATCCGGACATCAACCTGCAGGATATTTTTGAAACCCGGTACAAAAATTTTGTTAAGCCGGTTTATTATAATCCTTCCTCACCCGAACGGCTACCCGAAGGCAATAATGGGCTTGGCCTTAAACTGTTGGGCTTAAGCGGTGAGGATGTATTACCCATCGATATTTATAACCAGATCAAGGCGGAAGCCCTGCAACAGGTGCGGGGAACCGTGCAGGCCGATATCCTGAAGGAAGACCAGGCCCAGAATACCTGTATTTTCTCCACGGAATTTGCCCTTAAGCTGATGGGTGATGTACAGGCCTATTTTATTTCGCAGAATGTGCGGAATTTTTATAGTGTATCCATCAGTGGCTACCATATTGCGGAAGCTGGCGCTAATCCTATAACGCAGCTCGCCTTTACCCTGGCCAACGGCTTTACTTATGTAGAGTATTACCTTAGCCGGGGAATGGACATCGATGATTTTGCGCCCAATCTTAGTTTCTTTTTCAGCAATGGCATGGACCCGGAATACAGCGTCATCGGACGTGTTGCCCGCAGGATCTGGGCCAAGGCCATGAAACTCAAATACAAGGGGAATGAACGCAGCCAGAAACTGAAATACCATATACAGACCTCAGGCAGGTCGCTGCATGCCCAGGAAATTGATTTCAATGATATCCGCACAACACTGCAGGCACTGTATGCCATATACGACAACTGCAATTCATTGCATACAAATGCGTATGATGAAGCCATCACTACGCCAACGGAAGAAAGCGTACGGAGGGCAATGGCTATCCAGCTCATCATCTATCGGGAACTGGGCAGCGCCAGGACAGAAAATTTCATTCAGGGATCTTTCCTGGTTGAAGAAATGACCGACCTGGTGGAAGAGGCCGTACTTGCTGAATTTGATCGCATCAATGAAAGAGGTGGCGTTCTTGGTGCCATGGAAAGAATGTACCAGCGTAACAAGATCCAGGAAGAAAGCCTGGTCTATGAAATGCAAAAACATACCGGGGAACTGCCAATTGTTGGCGTTAATACTTTCCTGAATAAAAAGGGATCACCCACTATTATCCCCAATGAAGTCATCAGGAGTACCCGGGAAGAGAAAGACCAGCAAATCGCCAACCTGCAGTCGTTCTGGAAACGCAATGAAGGCAAATCAGCAATGGCCCTTAAAAGGCTCAAGGAAGTTGCGGTCACTAACGGCAACCTGTTTGAAGAATTGATGGAAACCGTAAAATACTGTTCCCTTGGCCAGATCACCCATGCTTTGTATGAAGTTGGTGGCCAGTATCGCAGGAATATGTAA
- a CDS encoding WD40/YVTN/BNR-like repeat-containing protein, which produces MKKIVLLLLLPVCSIYAQPKKKTVSKTAASTAVQLQSPDEALRTVKFRNIGPFRGGRSVTATGVSGNDKVYYMGTTGGGVWKTADAGLSWTNISDGYFNTGSVGAVAVAESDPNVIYVGMGEHAPRGVMTSYGDGVYKSTDAGKTWKHIGLSTSRQIATIRIHPSNPDILYVAVQGALNGPSEDRGIYQSVDGGTTWKKILYVNESTGCSDLSMDPNNPRILYAAMWEHHRLPWEVKSGGPGSGLYKSTDAGLTWNKIENGLPKEKGKMAVTVARSNPDKVYALVESDTEKELGGLFVSNDAGASFNRVSKDHRLTTRAWYYVEVFTDPQNENIVHSLGAEWLKSIDGGQTWKTMQSPHGDFHQLWFNPANPQNLILADDGGAYVSFNGGNSWSPQNNQPTAQLYRINADNLFPYHLYAGQQDNTSVVIESRNTWGSSIGERNWFYSAGGESAFLAFDPDHPKYVMGGSYQGTIELLDQEIREGKGVMVVPLQYQSIMPKEMRYRFNWNAPIIWSKHEPGTFYHAGNRLFKTSNLGKSWTVASPDLTRHDTSKMGRSGIPYTNEGAGGENYGTISYVIEAPDEKGVIWTGSDDGLVHVTRDNGATWLNVTPAGLPECLVNSIEVSPHEKGTVYIACTRYKMNDLAPMLYRSRDYGKSWTRINDGIPVGAYTRVIREDNKMKGLLFAGTETGLYISWDNGNAWTKTQLGLPVTPITDLKIHQNNLVAATMGRAFWILDDLYMVRNYGKLKSVDTFQLFGPDSVYRLGGGSSLDAPGSTDDPKPATPGFEGTNAPVGAVLYYAIPAGSDSVKVSLTIKNAKGEVVRRYYDSADQKFVEFPGGPAAAPVLPKKPGLNRFVWDQRYSVLPGVPTAYMEGSWLGHRAPPGNYMAEMTFNKTTVQHSFIIRPDPRISASSADYDEQHLWLTKVEDGLRDLHGSVLQLRVAKKQVADLLDLIGDKPAYAAVKKSATSLQERMNKWEEALVQNRSKSYDDIINFVNKLGADYFFLKGEMDSNMPFVTDGQKEQFQTLNATWMPLKSEFNSMVNTAIPELNALCRSLGIERVMMPVE; this is translated from the coding sequence ATGAAGAAAATAGTTCTCCTGCTGCTCCTGCCCGTTTGCAGCATTTATGCCCAACCAAAGAAAAAAACTGTCTCCAAAACCGCTGCAAGCACTGCTGTTCAATTGCAATCCCCGGATGAAGCGCTTCGGACGGTAAAATTCCGGAATATCGGCCCTTTCCGCGGCGGCAGGTCAGTTACTGCGACGGGCGTATCCGGAAATGACAAGGTTTATTATATGGGTACCACCGGCGGCGGTGTTTGGAAAACGGCTGATGCAGGATTATCATGGACCAATATCTCTGACGGATATTTTAATACGGGTTCAGTGGGCGCGGTTGCTGTAGCAGAGTCTGATCCGAATGTTATCTATGTTGGAATGGGTGAACATGCCCCGCGTGGGGTAATGACCTCCTATGGTGACGGAGTTTATAAAAGTACTGATGCAGGAAAGACCTGGAAACATATCGGGCTCAGTACAAGCAGGCAGATCGCAACCATCCGGATTCATCCTTCCAATCCGGATATATTGTATGTGGCTGTGCAAGGTGCTTTAAATGGCCCTTCTGAAGATCGGGGTATCTATCAGTCTGTTGATGGTGGAACCACCTGGAAAAAAATATTGTATGTTAATGAAAGTACAGGATGTTCAGACCTCAGCATGGATCCTAACAATCCGCGGATCTTATATGCAGCCATGTGGGAACACCACCGCCTTCCATGGGAAGTGAAGAGTGGCGGCCCGGGGAGCGGACTGTACAAATCTACGGATGCAGGGTTAACCTGGAATAAAATAGAAAATGGCCTGCCAAAAGAAAAGGGCAAAATGGCGGTTACAGTGGCCCGTAGTAACCCGGATAAGGTGTATGCCCTGGTAGAAAGTGATACAGAAAAAGAACTGGGTGGATTGTTTGTAAGCAATGATGCGGGTGCTTCGTTTAACCGTGTCAGTAAGGATCACCGCCTTACTACAAGGGCCTGGTATTATGTTGAAGTGTTTACGGATCCCCAGAATGAAAATATTGTGCATTCCCTGGGTGCTGAATGGCTGAAGAGTATTGATGGCGGCCAGACCTGGAAGACCATGCAAAGCCCCCACGGGGATTTTCACCAGTTGTGGTTCAATCCGGCTAATCCCCAGAACCTCATCCTGGCAGATGACGGTGGGGCTTATGTCAGCTTTAATGGTGGCAACTCCTGGAGCCCGCAGAATAATCAGCCCACTGCTCAATTATATCGTATCAATGCCGATAATCTTTTCCCTTACCATTTGTATGCAGGGCAACAGGATAATACATCTGTTGTCATTGAAAGCCGCAACACCTGGGGTAGTTCCATCGGGGAAAGAAACTGGTTTTATTCAGCCGGTGGTGAAAGCGCTTTCCTGGCATTCGATCCCGATCACCCGAAATACGTAATGGGTGGCAGTTACCAGGGTACTATTGAATTGCTTGACCAGGAGATCAGGGAGGGTAAAGGTGTGATGGTAGTGCCCTTGCAGTACCAGAGTATTATGCCGAAAGAAATGCGCTACCGCTTTAACTGGAACGCACCCATCATCTGGTCAAAACATGAACCGGGTACTTTTTATCACGCCGGTAACCGATTGTTTAAAACTTCCAACCTGGGTAAATCCTGGACCGTAGCTTCCCCGGACCTTACCCGCCACGATACCTCCAAAATGGGCCGTAGCGGCATTCCTTATACCAATGAGGGGGCCGGCGGTGAAAATTACGGCACGATCAGTTATGTTATAGAGGCGCCTGATGAAAAGGGGGTGATCTGGACCGGTAGTGATGACGGACTGGTGCATGTTACCCGCGATAATGGCGCTACCTGGTTGAATGTTACACCTGCCGGGCTGCCTGAATGCCTCGTGAATAGCATCGAAGTATCACCGCACGAAAAAGGCACGGTGTATATTGCCTGTACAAGATATAAAATGAATGACCTGGCTCCTATGTTGTACCGGTCAAGGGATTATGGAAAAAGCTGGACGCGCATCAATGATGGAATCCCGGTTGGCGCCTATACCCGGGTTATCAGGGAGGATAATAAAATGAAAGGACTGCTGTTTGCAGGAACAGAAACCGGACTGTATATTTCATGGGATAACGGTAATGCCTGGACTAAAACGCAATTGGGTTTGCCTGTTACGCCAATTACTGATTTAAAGATTCACCAGAATAACCTTGTAGCTGCAACCATGGGCCGTGCATTCTGGATCCTGGATGACCTGTATATGGTGCGGAATTATGGTAAACTTAAATCGGTGGACACCTTTCAATTGTTTGGCCCGGATTCGGTTTATCGCTTAGGAGGCGGAAGCTCCCTGGATGCTCCAGGTAGTACAGATGATCCAAAGCCGGCCACACCAGGCTTCGAGGGTACCAATGCTCCTGTTGGAGCAGTACTCTATTATGCAATACCTGCTGGTTCTGATAGTGTTAAAGTATCACTCACCATAAAAAATGCTAAAGGCGAAGTGGTTCGGCGTTATTATGATTCTGCTGACCAGAAATTTGTTGAATTTCCCGGTGGACCGGCTGCAGCGCCGGTATTGCCAAAGAAACCCGGATTAAACCGGTTTGTCTGGGACCAGCGATATTCCGTTTTGCCTGGTGTTCCCACGGCTTATATGGAAGGCAGCTGGCTTGGTCATCGTGCACCTCCAGGTAATTATATGGCAGAAATGACTTTTAATAAAACAACTGTCCAACATAGTTTTATTATACGTCCCGACCCGCGTATTTCAGCATCATCTGCTGATTACGATGAACAGCATCTCTGGTTGACAAAAGTGGAAGATGGACTGAGGGATCTTCACGGATCTGTGTTGCAATTAAGGGTGGCAAAGAAACAGGTGGCAGACCTGCTTGATCTCATTGGCGATAAGCCGGCTTATGCTGCTGTTAAAAAGTCGGCCACCTCATTGCAGGAAAGGATGAATAAATGGGAGGAGGCGTTGGTACAAAACCGCTCAAAGAGCTACGATGATATCATTAATTTTGTAAACAAACTGGGTGCGGATTATTTTTTCCTGAAAGGAGAGATGGATAGTAATATGCCATTTGTAACAGATGGCCAAAAGGAACAATTCCAAACCCTGAACGCAACATGGATGCCATTGAAATCGGAATTCAATAGTATGGTCAATACGGCAATTCCGGAATTGAACGCTTTGTGCCGTTCACTTGGTATTGAAAGGGTGATGATGCCAGTTGAATAA
- a CDS encoding DUF1611 domain-containing protein: MEKPGAIVLTNGMLNLPDAKTAHGLIRGTERFTVLAVIDHRYAGQDAGVVLDGKNRNIPVFASIEAALLAVRDISYCIIGVATVGGVLPPDFLSLIETAIRHKISIVNGLHEFLGDKPAIVQLATEYGVELIDIRRPKKRADLHFWTGEIFSVTSPVIAVLGMDCAMGKRTTARLIRQACETGGIRAAMIYTGQTGWLQGGQYGFVFDSTLNDFISGEIEHAIVSCWKETGAEIILLEGQSALRNPSGPCGSEFLVSGNARYTVLVYAPKRKYFEHDPAWGEIPSVQSEISLIGMYGSRVIAVALNTEDCTEEEANAFAEQLEKELAIPVLLPLQKGVEKILPVLKGLLSKPV, encoded by the coding sequence ATGGAAAAACCAGGCGCAATTGTATTGACCAATGGTATGCTGAACCTTCCCGATGCAAAAACTGCCCACGGATTGATTCGCGGAACAGAAAGATTTACGGTGTTAGCAGTTATTGATCACCGTTATGCCGGACAGGATGCCGGGGTCGTTTTAGATGGGAAAAACCGCAATATACCGGTGTTCGCAAGCATTGAAGCGGCGCTTTTGGCTGTTCGGGATATCAGCTATTGCATTATTGGCGTAGCTACAGTAGGAGGTGTATTGCCCCCCGATTTTTTAAGCCTCATTGAAACAGCTATCCGCCATAAAATATCCATCGTAAACGGGTTGCACGAATTCCTGGGCGACAAACCTGCGATCGTTCAACTGGCCACTGAATATGGGGTGGAGCTAATAGATATCAGGCGACCAAAGAAAAGGGCGGACCTGCATTTCTGGACCGGGGAGATTTTTTCAGTCACCTCACCGGTGATTGCAGTTTTAGGCATGGATTGCGCGATGGGCAAAAGAACCACTGCCCGGCTGATCCGGCAGGCCTGCGAAACAGGGGGCATACGCGCAGCCATGATCTATACCGGGCAAACCGGCTGGTTGCAGGGTGGCCAATATGGTTTTGTTTTTGATTCAACACTGAATGACTTTATATCAGGGGAAATTGAACATGCCATTGTTTCCTGCTGGAAAGAAACGGGTGCTGAAATTATCTTGCTCGAAGGACAATCTGCCCTGCGAAACCCAAGCGGACCCTGTGGTTCAGAATTCCTGGTTTCCGGTAATGCCAGGTATACCGTGCTGGTATATGCGCCGAAGCGAAAATATTTCGAACACGATCCGGCATGGGGTGAAATCCCATCTGTGCAATCAGAGATCAGCCTGATCGGGATGTACGGATCCAGGGTAATTGCAGTGGCACTGAATACCGAGGATTGCACAGAGGAAGAAGCCAATGCCTTTGCAGAACAGCTGGAAAAAGAATTAGCCATCCCGGTTTTATTGCCGCTTCAAAAAGGTGTGGAAAAAATATTGCCTGTGCTAAAAGGACTACTCAGTAAACCGGTGTAA
- a CDS encoding serine hydrolase, whose translation MRKYLLLLVAHAITIFALAQPATFSSFQAGKLDSTLTYLYNTGRFNGTVLYAEKGKVVYKKAFGVADFRTGEPLTTSSSFNLASVTKQFICAGIMILSDRGLLQFDDPIQQYLPELPYATITIRHLMTHTSGITEYFEPFQQIRRMTDTLTNNKTLALYASIKPMLDFETGTKWEYCNTNYLFLASIIERVSKKPLAEFLNKEIIQPLKLKDTYLYTVTMPAIPKNHVVGFRNLNGRKMVDDLGYLDGVAGDGNLYSSVEDLLKWEQQLYKSKLIKPATIQEAFKPVKLKNDSTYPYGFGWAIDKENEQFHHTGGWGGFLNLICRDVKNNRTLIVLSSSSNSKGLNYARSLFNGQDNPVPATTLIQHVSLIDGTGTPARNAAVRLEGDKILAVGDLESFPGENVIDGGGKVLAPGFIDTHSHHRGSLRNQPAAIATLSQGITTIVSGQDGYGSYVDSIIADMKAQPVATNIATYTGHTELRERVMGEGQLNRPATEAELEKMKAILADEMKKGSLGLSTGLEYAGAYFSNFHEVVELAKVAAAAKGRYISHMRSEDIGLEAAIDEIISIGREAKIPVQISHFKIGLKDDWKTASELLAKLQRARLAGVDITADVYPYDFWSSTLKVLFPKTDYTNLTSAEYALEHTFDPSASVLVTYAPVPDFQGRTITEVAGMRQESAAKTLVWLIAIADEYGKTHPEVDDVETIMGKSMTDEDVISLLAWPNSNICSDGSGGGHPRGHGSFTRVLGHYVREKKIMSLENAIYKMTALAAEHIGIKNRGVIAAGYYADLVLFDKNTVIDKATIQDPKALSEGILTVWVNGKTVYPRPNATEPYPGQFLKK comes from the coding sequence ATGAGAAAATACCTCCTTTTACTTGTCGCCCATGCCATCACTATATTTGCTCTTGCACAACCTGCAACCTTTTCATCCTTCCAGGCAGGCAAATTAGACAGCACACTCACCTACCTGTACAATACCGGCCGTTTTAATGGGACGGTACTCTATGCAGAAAAAGGAAAGGTGGTTTATAAGAAAGCCTTTGGTGTTGCAGATTTCCGGACCGGGGAACCGTTGACAACATCATCATCCTTCAACCTGGCCTCTGTTACCAAACAATTTATTTGCGCAGGCATCATGATTTTATCGGATCGCGGGTTATTACAGTTTGATGACCCCATCCAGCAATACCTGCCGGAATTGCCTTATGCTACTATTACTATCCGTCACCTGATGACGCATACTTCCGGAATTACTGAATACTTTGAACCCTTCCAGCAGATCAGGAGGATGACAGATACCCTTACCAATAACAAAACCCTGGCACTGTATGCCAGCATCAAACCTATGCTGGATTTCGAAACAGGCACAAAATGGGAATATTGTAATACCAATTACCTTTTCCTGGCATCAATAATCGAACGCGTCAGCAAAAAACCATTGGCAGAATTCCTGAATAAGGAAATCATTCAACCATTAAAATTAAAAGACACCTACCTCTATACGGTAACCATGCCGGCCATACCTAAAAACCATGTGGTTGGATTCAGGAATCTCAATGGTCGTAAAATGGTGGACGATTTAGGTTACCTGGATGGTGTTGCAGGTGATGGCAACCTCTATTCATCTGTAGAGGACCTGTTGAAATGGGAACAACAGTTATACAAATCAAAGCTCATTAAACCAGCCACCATACAAGAGGCATTCAAGCCGGTTAAATTGAAAAACGACAGCACTTATCCCTATGGGTTTGGCTGGGCTATTGATAAAGAAAATGAGCAGTTCCACCATACGGGCGGATGGGGTGGATTCCTGAACCTGATTTGCAGGGATGTGAAAAACAACCGCACATTAATTGTGCTGAGTAGTTCTTCCAATTCAAAGGGTTTGAACTATGCCCGGTCATTGTTTAACGGGCAGGACAATCCCGTTCCGGCAACAACATTAATTCAACATGTTTCCCTGATTGACGGAACAGGAACCCCGGCAAGGAATGCAGCGGTGCGACTGGAAGGGGATAAAATATTGGCGGTTGGCGACCTTGAATCGTTTCCGGGGGAAAATGTTATTGATGGCGGGGGAAAAGTACTTGCCCCTGGTTTCATAGATACGCATAGCCATCACCGGGGTTCGCTCCGTAATCAACCGGCAGCAATAGCCACCCTGAGCCAGGGCATTACCACCATCGTGAGTGGCCAGGATGGTTATGGAAGTTATGTGGATAGTATTATTGCTGACATGAAAGCGCAACCCGTCGCCACCAATATCGCCACCTATACCGGGCATACTGAACTAAGGGAAAGGGTGATGGGAGAAGGTCAGCTCAACCGGCCGGCAACTGAGGCTGAACTTGAAAAAATGAAAGCTATCCTGGCCGATGAAATGAAAAAAGGTTCGCTGGGATTATCGACCGGGCTGGAATATGCAGGTGCCTATTTCTCCAATTTCCATGAGGTAGTGGAACTCGCCAAAGTGGCTGCAGCAGCGAAAGGCAGGTATATCAGCCATATGCGCAGCGAAGACATTGGCCTGGAAGCCGCCATCGACGAAATCATTTCAATTGGCCGTGAAGCAAAAATACCCGTCCAGATTTCCCATTTCAAAATCGGCCTGAAAGATGATTGGAAAACCGCCAGTGAGCTCCTGGCCAAACTGCAAAGGGCAAGGTTAGCTGGTGTGGATATTACTGCAGATGTTTATCCTTACGATTTCTGGAGCAGCACATTGAAAGTATTATTCCCTAAAACTGATTATACGAACCTAACCAGTGCAGAATATGCACTGGAACATACATTTGACCCATCAGCTTCCGTGCTGGTCACTTATGCACCGGTCCCGGATTTCCAGGGCAGAACAATTACTGAGGTTGCAGGTATGCGCCAGGAATCAGCAGCAAAAACATTGGTCTGGCTTATCGCGATTGCTGATGAATACGGGAAAACACATCCTGAGGTGGATGATGTTGAAACCATTATGGGCAAATCGATGACCGATGAAGACGTGATCAGTTTGCTGGCCTGGCCCAATTCCAATATATGTTCAGATGGATCGGGCGGTGGACATCCGAGGGGCCATGGGTCTTTCACCAGGGTGCTGGGGCATTATGTAAGGGAGAAAAAAATCATGTCGCTCGAAAATGCCATATACAAAATGACCGCACTGGCTGCTGAACACATAGGGATAAAAAACAGGGGCGTGATCGCAGCAGGCTACTATGCCGACCTGGTGCTCTTTGATAAGAATACGGTTATTGATAAAGCCACCATCCAGGACCCGAAAGCCCTTTCAGAAGGCATTCTGACTGTTTGGGTCAATGGAAAAACGGTGTATCCCCGGCCAAATGCCACAGAACCTTATCCCGGACAATTTTTAAAAAAATAA